The nucleotide sequence CTATCAAAGATTAATAGGCCGGTATACCCGTGCCGAATTTGACCTGGGTTATCGCGATAGCCGCGAGTTCGATGCGATCAAACTTACCGGAGTCTATCAATGGCTCTACAATATCGACAGGGGATTCAACTGGTTTTACGGTGCCGGTGCCGGATTGGGCAGTGTAGATTTCGCCCCCGTTCCCAACAGAAACAACCCGACCATTGCCGAAGATCCCGATGGGGGACTTTTCGTTTTCTTGGCCGGTGATGTCGGTGTCGAATACAATTTTGACCTTCCGATAGTAGTGTCTTTGGACTTTAGACCCGAAATCGGACTAATCGGATTTTCCAATTTTGACAATCGCTTTAACTTTGATATCGCACTAGGTATTCGATACCAGTTTTAGAAATCGTACCGCAAATACACCTAAGCTCTTGACACATACCGTCAAGGGCTTTTTTTTGTACCGATATATACCTACATTTGTTCAATCTTAAATAAAAGGAATGAAAAAAGTAGTATTGTCAGTTTGTATTTTAGTGGGTCTTTTCGCCTGTAACCAAAAACCGGAAGGCTATAGTTTTACAGGAAACCTTAGAGGTGAAGTCGAAAACGGCACCAAAGTGTTTCTTAAGGCCATGGGCGACAACGGTCAACCTGTTGATATAGATACCACCACCGTGGAAAACGGAAAATTTGTTTTTACCGGTCAGGCCGACACCCCAGAAATGCACTACGTGTTTGTAGACAAACTAATGGGCTATACTGCTGTGATCCTAGAAAACGGCGAGATTGAACTCAATGCACAGAAAGATAGCTTGGGCTTTGCCGATGTAAAGGGTACGGCACAAAACGATGTGTTCATGGATTATATGGACAAATCAAAAGAGATTACCGCCCGCGCCCAGTCGATCCAACAAGACATGCAAAAAGCGGACGAGGCTACGGCTTTGGCCCTTAGGGATGAAATGATGGAACTTCAGGAAGAGTACAAGAACTTTGAGATCACTTATATCAAAGAGCATCCGGACGCCCTTATAGCGGCCTTGCTTATTGACCGTGCCACCAGTGCAAGGGCGATTACGGCTGCGGAGGCACAGGAAATGTACGATGCACTTTCTCCCGAGATCAAAAAGACCAAGGTTGCGGCTACCATCGTAAAGAAATTGGAAGACCAAAAACAGGCCGAGGAAAATGAAAAGAGCACGGCCATTGGCGCAAAGGCCCCTGAGTTTTCGGCTCCTAACCCCGAAGGCAAAACAGTTGCCCTAAACGAGGTTCTTGGCAAAGTGACCCTTATCGACTTTTGGGCCGCATGGTGCAAACCTTGTAGGGCCGAAAACCCCAATGTTGTAAAAGTCTACGAAAAATACCATGACAAAGGACTCAACATTGTCGGTGTTTCATTGGACAAGACCGAAGATGCCTGGAAAAAGGCTATCGCCGATGACGGATTGGCTTGGCACCAAGTATCGAACCTAGCCTATTTCAACGATCCCATTGCCAAATTATACAATGTCGATGCCATTCCCGCTGCATTCCTTTTGGATGAAAACGGAGTAATCATCGCCAAGAACCTAAGAGGTCCGGCCTTGGAACAAAAAGTAGCGGAGCTTCTAAAGTAAAATTACCTATACCTATAAAAAAAGCCCCGACCAGTTAAGGTCGGGGCTTTTGTTTTACAAGCCATGGGTTAATTCCTTAGAACTTTCCCTGTAAGTCTTTAAACGTACCTTTTACTTTGGCGTTTTCAAGGAGCTTTACACTTCCGAAAATATTAGCAACGGAATCGTCACCTATGAATTCTACAGTGGCGCCCTCATTCAAGATCAGATCACCATAGATATACAGGTTGCCCTCTATCCTAAGTACGGCATCCTTGTTTACGACTATATTTTTTCTCTTATTGTTTCTTCCCACAACCAAGGTACCGTTCATCTCGAAGCGTCCATTGCTGTTTACATAACTGGTGCTGTTCACCGTCCACGTACCACAAAGCAGTAACGAACCGTCTACTTCAAGCTTATTGAAGCGCTTAGACCCGTTATATTCCTTTACATCGCCTTCACTCACATAGAGGTTGGCGCTACCGTAGTAAGGATCAAGATCCGAACAACGGTTTTCCAAACTTTGATCCGGTCGGTTTAGTTTTACGATTTGGAGTCCCGCTTTACCCGAAGCCGCAAAAATATAATCCCCTTTTGAGGCCACATAGTTGATCGACCCATCAAGGTCTACCACCCCCACTATATTGGTTTGCCCGTCTACATCTTCGGAAAGACAGAGTCCCGCACCCCCATTGGCCATTAACAAAATATCTTCGTTCATCGCCACGGCATTGGTAACGATATTCTCGGTTTCGGTGCCTACAGGGTTTAAGAGGATGGGGATATACTCGATCAAGCTACCACTGTCCATATTATAGACCCCAGCGCCTTTGGCACCTTCCGATACGATTATTTTTTCCCCTGAAAAATCCAAGGTCCTTTTGCTACTCTGCCCAAAATCGGAATCGATAGCAATGATTTTACGTTCTACAAAATTTTCGTCCATGATGCTTACGCCTTGGCTCGCATCCAAAACGGCAATAACCCCGTTATCATAGGCTACCGAACGCAAGTCGGAAAATGAAACGTCGTTTTTGGTCGATAGATCGGTTTTTTTATAATAGGTCAACAGGCCATCTTTTCCGCTTGTGACCAATATACCATTTGTGGTTACCTCTACATCATTGGCGGTAAACCCTTCTTGAAAGCCATAGATCAACTCCCTACTGACATCCAATATACCACCTGAAGCAGGTATTTTAACTATAAAGGAATTGGAAGTGGCCCTAACGGACTTTTCCGAATCTACCCCGCCCACAGCGTAAACATAGCCGTTATCGTACTCTACCGCATTGATATCGGCATTGCTATAATAGAGTCGCGAAGTAACTTTAGGATTGTTCGGATCGCTTACATCAATGATATCGATACCCCCCGCATAACCGTCCTCTACCGTATTATACGATACGTAGGCATAGTTACCGTCTACATCTATATGTGAGGCCGTAAGGTTGTCTCCGCCCGTATACGACGGCGGATCAACCCGGGCCACTAAAGTCAAGGGGTAATCGCCAGCCATCTCCTCAATGGTTTTGGAAGTCTTTCCGGTGGAACCGTCCGTTTTTTTAATTTCAAGAACACCGGCGTCGTCAAAGAGAATACTATTCTCTAAAACCGATGCCTCGGC is from Zobellia galactanivorans and encodes:
- a CDS encoding LVIVD repeat-containing protein, which produces MMKKLSLVALAASTIILSCSDETTVFKDTEDDISIEAEASVLENSILFDDAGVLEIKKTDGSTGKTSKTIEEMAGDYPLTLVARVDPPSYTGGDNLTASHIDVDGNYAYVSYNTVEDGYAGGIDIIDVSDPNNPKVTSRLYYSNADINAVEYDNGYVYAVGGVDSEKSVRATSNSFIVKIPASGGILDVSRELIYGFQEGFTANDVEVTTNGILVTSGKDGLLTYYKKTDLSTKNDVSFSDLRSVAYDNGVIAVLDASQGVSIMDENFVERKIIAIDSDFGQSSKRTLDFSGEKIIVSEGAKGAGVYNMDSGSLIEYIPILLNPVGTETENIVTNAVAMNEDILLMANGGAGLCLSEDVDGQTNIVGVVDLDGSINYVASKGDYIFAASGKAGLQIVKLNRPDQSLENRCSDLDPYYGSANLYVSEGDVKEYNGSKRFNKLEVDGSLLLCGTWTVNSTSYVNSNGRFEMNGTLVVGRNNKRKNIVVNKDAVLRIEGNLYIYGDLILNEGATVEFIGDDSVANIFGSVKLLENAKVKGTFKDLQGKF
- a CDS encoding TlpA disulfide reductase family protein; this encodes MKKVVLSVCILVGLFACNQKPEGYSFTGNLRGEVENGTKVFLKAMGDNGQPVDIDTTTVENGKFVFTGQADTPEMHYVFVDKLMGYTAVILENGEIELNAQKDSLGFADVKGTAQNDVFMDYMDKSKEITARAQSIQQDMQKADEATALALRDEMMELQEEYKNFEITYIKEHPDALIAALLIDRATSARAITAAEAQEMYDALSPEIKKTKVAATIVKKLEDQKQAEENEKSTAIGAKAPEFSAPNPEGKTVALNEVLGKVTLIDFWAAWCKPCRAENPNVVKVYEKYHDKGLNIVGVSLDKTEDAWKKAIADDGLAWHQVSNLAYFNDPIAKLYNVDAIPAAFLLDENGVIIAKNLRGPALEQKVAELLK